A stretch of [Clostridium] innocuum DNA encodes these proteins:
- a CDS encoding helix-turn-helix transcriptional regulator: MDLRGFLVRCHRLQRNYSQEGLCRGICAVSYLSKLEQGKVQAADEIYQALFHRLGIVFQENEEWLAVWKEKLQELASAWFYGEQREAYELEKQMENLLNSPLCVDALLIKALYTKEHADKPLASASVFLPYMQDAQRFLYHFLCAGQALQSREEQTLSAILAQLQEAQKYGGWSILYQMKGDVYALMGDYSQALHHHLKAYDLACEQGFLPCMIDASMHIANCYSAMHAEGVMLMYYERCEHLCRSSKNKQMQAHVWYNIGSTYQQWGDFQKALPLLLKAYQILDDTFLCCHKLALLYEQLNQKKEGLRYVQEMERQLDSHEADGRREIVQFVRYRYGTAVDAEVYIDCLYTLCDTSRYFHGFCQFHLSYLIAALKKKRRYKEVMKLMEETKFS; the protein is encoded by the coding sequence ATGGATTTACGAGGCTTCCTAGTGCGCTGTCATCGGCTGCAGAGGAATTATTCTCAGGAGGGTCTGTGTCGTGGCATTTGTGCAGTTTCTTATCTCAGTAAGCTGGAGCAGGGGAAGGTACAGGCTGCGGATGAAATTTATCAGGCGTTGTTTCACAGGCTGGGAATCGTGTTTCAGGAAAATGAAGAATGGCTTGCTGTTTGGAAGGAAAAGCTTCAGGAGCTGGCGTCAGCTTGGTTTTATGGAGAACAACGCGAAGCGTATGAGCTGGAAAAGCAGATGGAGAACCTTTTGAACTCTCCCCTCTGTGTTGATGCGCTACTCATCAAAGCACTGTATACGAAGGAGCATGCGGATAAGCCGCTGGCCTCTGCGTCTGTTTTTCTTCCATATATGCAGGATGCACAGCGGTTCTTATATCATTTTCTATGTGCGGGACAGGCACTTCAAAGCAGGGAGGAACAAACTCTTTCAGCGATACTTGCCCAGCTGCAGGAAGCACAAAAATATGGAGGGTGGAGTATTTTATATCAGATGAAGGGAGATGTGTATGCGCTTATGGGGGACTATTCTCAGGCGCTGCATCACCATCTGAAGGCCTATGACCTTGCATGTGAGCAAGGCTTTCTGCCCTGTATGATCGATGCGTCCATGCATATTGCAAACTGCTATTCCGCTATGCATGCAGAAGGTGTCATGCTGATGTATTACGAACGCTGTGAGCATCTTTGCCGCAGCAGCAAAAACAAGCAGATGCAGGCCCATGTGTGGTATAATATCGGATCCACATATCAGCAGTGGGGTGATTTTCAAAAGGCGCTGCCACTGCTTTTAAAGGCCTATCAGATACTGGATGACACCTTTCTATGCTGTCATAAGCTGGCGCTTTTATATGAACAGCTGAATCAGAAAAAGGAGGGACTTCGCTATGTACAGGAGATGGAGAGGCAGCTGGATTCACATGAGGCTGACGGTCGCAGGGAAATCGTGCAGTTTGTAAGATACCGCTATGGAACTGCCGTGGATGCAGAGGTCTATATCGACTGCCTGTATACGCTCTGTGACACTTCCCGTTATTTCCATGGCTTCTGTCAGTTTCATCTGTCCTACCTCATTGCTGCGTTAAAGAAGAAGCGCAGGTACAAGGAGGTCATGAAGCTGATGGAGGAAACGAAATTTTCCTGA
- a CDS encoding lysoplasmalogenase translates to MIKIACLLFLFVVVYYIFKEHSSAFTSLCWKSASSFCFLLVGFCAFAACVDRRYGEWMLIGLVSGAIGDVLLALPFCYPKRKNLFFLGGLLFFLFGHLAYVAALFVMPVKAGILVAICSILLALLVIAVLKKKQVDFQEMRLPSTVYAAVILFMEACALWHLQDGMLYGGILNIASLCFVLSDLILAFMLFGNRNTTRMTRWNLSLYYTAQLLLALTMLL, encoded by the coding sequence ATGATCAAAATTGCATGTCTGCTGTTTCTTTTCGTTGTTGTGTATTATATTTTTAAGGAGCATTCCTCCGCATTTACATCCCTGTGCTGGAAAAGTGCTTCCTCCTTCTGTTTTCTGCTCGTCGGCTTCTGCGCATTTGCAGCATGTGTTGACAGGCGCTATGGTGAATGGATGCTGATAGGACTTGTATCGGGAGCGATTGGGGATGTTTTGCTGGCTCTGCCGTTTTGCTATCCAAAAAGGAAGAACCTCTTCTTTCTGGGTGGATTGCTTTTTTTCCTGTTCGGGCATCTCGCGTATGTAGCTGCACTTTTTGTCATGCCGGTGAAAGCGGGGATTCTGGTCGCAATATGTTCAATTCTGCTGGCATTGCTCGTGATTGCAGTTCTGAAGAAAAAACAGGTAGATTTCCAGGAGATGCGTCTTCCGAGTACGGTGTATGCTGCTGTTATTTTATTTATGGAAGCGTGCGCTCTGTGGCATTTGCAGGATGGCATGCTGTATGGTGGCATCCTGAATATTGCATCCCTGTGCTTTGTATTGAGCGATTTGATTCTGGCATTTATGCTGTTTGGCAATCGCAACACAACGCGCATGACACGATGGAATCTGAGTCTGTACTACACTGCACAGCTTTTGCTGGCGCTGACAATGCTGCTGTAG
- a CDS encoding GNAT family N-acetyltransferase — protein MLRDYQVNDLSQMCRIWNAVVAQGNAFPQLEQLDEQSGDVFFSSQSKTRVCIDEDTVVGLYILHPNNVGRCGHICNASFAVDQKQRGKHIGKALVLDCMKTARSLGFRILQFNAVVESNTSARHLYESLGFHSLGTIPGGFLQSDGAYVNIVPYYISLTE, from the coding sequence ATGCTGCGGGATTATCAAGTGAATGATCTGTCACAGATGTGTCGCATATGGAATGCTGTAGTCGCCCAGGGAAATGCTTTTCCTCAGCTGGAGCAGCTGGATGAGCAAAGCGGCGATGTCTTTTTTTCCTCGCAGAGCAAAACGCGTGTCTGCATCGATGAGGATACTGTGGTGGGGCTGTATATCCTGCATCCGAATAATGTCGGCCGGTGCGGACATATATGCAATGCCAGCTTTGCTGTGGATCAGAAGCAAAGAGGAAAGCATATCGGCAAAGCGCTGGTGCTGGACTGTATGAAGACCGCAAGAAGTTTAGGCTTTCGCATTCTGCAATTTAACGCAGTCGTAGAGAGCAATACTTCCGCACGGCATTTGTATGAGAGTCTGGGATTTCATTCTCTGGGCACGATTCCGGGCGGCTTTTTGCAGAGCGATGGAGCATATGTGAATATCGTACCCTATTATATTTCCCTGACGGAGTAG
- a CDS encoding nitroreductase, which yields MLKDLLLKNRSYRGYVETRAVTREELIDLVEHARLTPSSVNKQALKYYLACEREKTNQIQPLTAWAKALKKEVPYEGHCPRAFIVICQDTAISTALEAYQKDVGIVAQTMLLRAAELGLGGCMIGSFQKNALHEVLKLSENLVPLLVVAIGKPDETIVLEDVNVQGDTTYYRDAQDVHHVPKRTTRELIINGE from the coding sequence ATGCTGAAGGATCTGTTATTGAAAAACCGAAGCTATCGGGGATATGTTGAAACAAGAGCGGTTACCAGGGAGGAGCTGATCGATCTGGTAGAGCATGCCAGACTAACACCGTCAAGCGTTAATAAACAGGCGCTGAAATACTATCTGGCATGTGAGAGGGAAAAGACGAATCAGATTCAGCCCTTAACCGCGTGGGCAAAAGCCCTAAAGAAAGAGGTGCCGTATGAGGGACATTGTCCCAGAGCCTTTATTGTAATCTGTCAGGATACTGCCATTTCAACTGCACTGGAGGCTTATCAGAAGGATGTCGGTATTGTCGCTCAGACGATGCTGCTGCGTGCTGCTGAGTTGGGGCTTGGCGGCTGTATGATCGGCAGCTTTCAAAAGAATGCCCTGCATGAGGTGCTGAAGCTGAGCGAAAATCTCGTGCCGCTGCTGGTTGTGGCTATTGGAAAACCGGACGAAACGATTGTACTTGAGGATGTAAATGTACAGGGAGATACGACATATTACCGGGATGCACAGGATGTGCATCATGTTCCCAAGCGAACAACCAGGGAGCTGATCATCAATGGAGAATAG
- a CDS encoding serine/threonine protein phosphatase yields MFDRSIHSYSVLSDSRRIIAISDIHGNLPVFKKLLRKIAFDPEKDALFLVGDLLEKGPYNLETLYYIMELSRHPHVHPMIGNCDVVCRNVLYDTRLEFLQNILLNRPNSILHEMAQRVGQRIDKETDMAALSRELRKVFLRELTFIDRLPHVIETERFIFAHAGIRDEKTYGRDMRDIMVQDLFMKEAGSFHKYIVVGHLPVSEYRKDICCFNPIIDTRRHIISIDGGNEVKSAGQLNALIYEQGRFQFACSDDLKKARITRDILPVNRTPFFITWHEGQVHMLHDEGACCLCRHEASGKVMHIAKEFLFYKGKELHACDFTNYQIPARCGDLVKIVSQTRNAVLVKKQGLMGWIPADALALES; encoded by the coding sequence ATGTTTGATCGTTCCATTCATTCGTATTCTGTTCTGTCTGATAGCAGAAGAATCATCGCCATTAGTGATATTCATGGCAATCTTCCGGTATTTAAAAAGCTGTTACGTAAAATCGCCTTTGATCCGGAAAAGGATGCGCTGTTTCTCGTTGGCGATCTATTGGAGAAGGGACCCTATAATCTGGAAACACTGTATTATATCATGGAGCTTTCCAGACACCCGCACGTACATCCCATGATTGGAAACTGTGATGTGGTATGCCGCAATGTGCTCTATGATACCCGTCTGGAATTTCTGCAGAACATCCTGTTGAATCGTCCAAACAGCATTCTGCATGAAATGGCACAGCGCGTCGGTCAGCGCATAGACAAAGAGACAGATATGGCTGCTCTCAGCAGGGAGCTGCGAAAAGTATTTCTCAGGGAATTGACCTTTATCGACAGGCTTCCCCATGTGATTGAAACCGAACGCTTTATCTTTGCCCACGCAGGCATACGGGATGAGAAAACCTATGGCCGTGATATGCGTGATATTATGGTACAGGATCTGTTTATGAAGGAGGCCGGCAGCTTTCATAAATACATTGTTGTCGGGCACCTTCCGGTTAGCGAATATCGGAAGGATATCTGCTGCTTCAATCCCATCATTGACACACGCCGCCATATCATATCCATCGACGGAGGAAATGAAGTGAAGTCAGCTGGACAACTGAATGCATTGATCTATGAGCAGGGCAGATTTCAATTCGCATGCAGTGATGATCTGAAAAAAGCACGGATAACAAGAGATATTCTCCCTGTTAACAGGACGCCCTTTTTTATCACCTGGCATGAAGGACAGGTACATATGCTGCACGATGAAGGTGCATGCTGCCTTTGCCGGCATGAAGCCAGCGGCAAAGTAATGCACATCGCAAAGGAATTTTTATTTTACAAAGGTAAGGAGCTGCACGCCTGTGACTTCACCAATTACCAGATACCGGCAAGATGCGGAGATCTCGTAAAAATTGTTTCTCAAACAAGGAATGCTGTATTAGTGAAAAAGCAGGGTCTGATGGGGTGGATTCCAGCAGATGCATTAGCTTTGGAAAGCTGA
- a CDS encoding MFS transporter, with product MKKTLWSHDFIIITLGTLISAIGSTAMSFALSLVVFDHTSSTLMTGIFTAISLMPTVLIPILAAPLVDGCCRKRLIAMLDSGNGILYLLFAAFLLMQEFSYAGYLIFSLLTASFGAIYSLAYSSLYPDLIPKGFAQKGYSVSSLIYPSVTALFTPVASLLYVHLGIAWICAMEGILLLTAALFEARIRYQETIGKRVFTLQKYKADLMDGFRYLKKEKGIRSIYGYMAVTNASAEGINLVTMAMFQSSPILTTTMYAFLTTADTIGRMAGGLMHYVLHIPAKKRYRVAVSVYAVYESLDMVFLFLPYPLMVVNRFTCGFLGINSLNIREASTQNYLPSHMRARVNALFQVLVALIMMASRFSAGVIAQYVSYPLTALLFASFSMLAIFLLIIRNRKQVSKIYNQEL from the coding sequence ATGAAAAAGACCCTATGGTCACATGATTTTATAATTATAACACTGGGGACACTGATCAGTGCAATCGGTTCTACCGCTATGAGCTTTGCACTGTCGCTTGTGGTATTCGACCATACCTCATCAACCCTTATGACCGGAATTTTCACTGCGATATCCCTGATGCCGACGGTTCTGATTCCCATTCTGGCAGCACCGCTGGTCGATGGCTGCTGCAGAAAGCGCTTGATTGCTATGCTGGATAGTGGAAATGGCATTCTGTATCTGCTGTTTGCCGCCTTTCTGCTTATGCAGGAATTTTCTTATGCGGGCTATCTGATATTTTCCCTGCTTACCGCATCCTTTGGAGCCATTTATTCTCTGGCATATTCCTCCCTGTATCCTGATCTGATTCCCAAGGGCTTTGCGCAGAAGGGCTATTCCGTATCCTCCTTGATTTATCCCAGTGTGACAGCGTTATTCACACCGGTTGCATCCCTGCTGTATGTACATCTGGGGATTGCCTGGATCTGTGCGATGGAGGGAATTCTGCTGCTGACAGCAGCTCTGTTTGAAGCGCGCATACGCTATCAGGAAACAATCGGAAAGCGGGTGTTTACCTTGCAGAAATATAAAGCAGATTTGATGGATGGCTTTCGTTATTTGAAAAAAGAAAAGGGTATCCGTTCCATTTACGGCTACATGGCGGTAACCAATGCTTCGGCAGAGGGGATCAATCTGGTAACCATGGCGATGTTTCAATCATCTCCCATTCTCACAACGACGATGTATGCGTTTCTGACAACAGCGGATACCATTGGACGCATGGCTGGCGGTCTGATGCATTATGTCCTGCATATTCCGGCGAAGAAACGCTACCGGGTTGCTGTCAGTGTCTATGCGGTTTATGAATCCCTGGATATGGTTTTCCTGTTTCTTCCTTATCCGCTTATGGTTGTCAATCGGTTTACCTGCGGCTTTCTGGGTATCAATTCCCTGAATATACGGGAGGCCAGTACACAAAACTATTTGCCCTCTCACATGCGGGCAAGGGTGAATGCGTTGTTTCAGGTGCTGGTTGCCCTCATTATGATGGCTTCCAGATTCAGCGCAGGTGTAATTGCACAATACGTATCCTACCCGTTGACGGCACTGCTGTTTGCTTCGTTTTCGATGCTTGCTATCTTCCTGCTGATTATCCGCAACAGGAAGCAGGTTTCAAAAATCTATAATCAGGAGCTATGA
- a CDS encoding alpha/beta hydrolase, producing the protein MIEKRDIYIPCFQDMRMLHIYLPEDYEKETRHYPVLYMFDGHNLFYDEDATFGRSWGLKRWLDEHTMPLIVVGVECNHEGNRRLEEFSPYDFSDATVGFIHGQGKELMEWMSSDLKRWIDHAYRTLPGKHHTAIGGSSMGGLMALYAVVHHCDIYSKAAVLSPFIYRLKDELLTEIWACPKLRSHKIYISWGSDEFRSKQQLALASGRILELMRCLEEKEAKVYPNLVFKGRHNEESWEQELDTVLTWLFTE; encoded by the coding sequence ATGATTGAGAAACGAGATATTTATATCCCCTGCTTTCAGGATATGAGAATGCTGCATATCTATCTGCCGGAGGATTATGAGAAGGAAACAAGACATTACCCTGTCCTGTATATGTTTGACGGGCACAACCTGTTTTATGATGAGGATGCGACATTTGGCAGAAGCTGGGGGTTAAAGCGATGGCTGGATGAGCATACGATGCCTCTCATCGTTGTCGGTGTGGAATGCAACCACGAGGGAAATCGCCGGCTGGAGGAATTTTCTCCCTATGATTTCAGTGATGCGACGGTTGGCTTTATTCACGGACAGGGGAAAGAGCTGATGGAGTGGATGAGCAGCGACCTCAAGCGGTGGATCGATCATGCCTATCGAACATTGCCAGGAAAACACCACACAGCCATCGGTGGAAGCTCTATGGGTGGTTTGATGGCACTGTATGCGGTTGTCCATCACTGTGATATTTACAGTAAGGCGGCAGTCCTCTCCCCTTTCATTTATCGTTTAAAGGATGAGCTTCTAACTGAAATTTGGGCCTGTCCCAAGCTGCGTTCCCATAAAATTTATATCTCATGGGGGAGTGATGAATTTCGCAGCAAGCAGCAGCTGGCGCTTGCCAGTGGCAGAATACTCGAGCTGATGCGCTGTCTTGAGGAGAAGGAGGCAAAGGTATATCCCAACCTCGTTTTCAAGGGACGGCATAATGAGGAAAGCTGGGAACAGGAACTGGATACCGTCCTGACATGGCTGTTTACCGAATAA